Part of the Anaerohalosphaeraceae bacterium genome is shown below.
TCGAGGCGGGTCTGTCGGCCAATACAATTCTGGCCTACGGCAGGGACCTGCTGGAGTTTTCCCGCTTTTGCCGCAGCCGAAATGTTCATCGGCTCCAGGATATTCAGCCGTCCGTCGTTTACCAATATCTGCAAACCCGCTGCGGGCTTTCAGAGGCGTCCCTGAGCCGACATCTGGTTGCCGTCAAAATGATGCTTCGATTTGCTGTGCTGACGGGTCTTTTAAAAGAGACCTTCATCGATACGCTCGAAAGCCCCAAGCAATGGCAGAAACTGCCCGCTGTATGCTCCAAAGAGCAAATCTTTGCTTTGCTGGATGCGCCCGGCCCCGATGACCCGTATTGGTTTCGGGACAAGGCGGTTCTCGAACTGCTTTACGCGACCGGGGCCCGCGCTGCGGAGGTGGCCGCTCTGGAAATCAAAGACGTAAACCTGTCCGTCGGATATGTCCGCTGCTTCGGCAAGGGACGAAAAGAGCGCATCGTTCCTTTAGGACGTCCGGCGGCTCAAGCCGTTCAGGCCTATTTGGAAAACCTGCGTCCGAAGTTGGCCAAACCATTCAGCGGTTCTGCCTTGTTTTTATCACGAACCGGTCGTCCTCTGGACCGAATCGAACTGTGGCGAATTGTCAAGAAATACGCCCGCCGTGCCGGTCTGCCCAAAAAGCTGACCGTCCATACCCTCCGTCACTGTTTTGCCAGTCACCTGCTGGCCGGCGGCGCCGACCTGCGCTCGCTTCAGGAAATGCTCGGTCATGCCGACATCCGAACCACCCAGATTTACACCCACGTGGACCACAATCGCCTCAAAGCCATTCATCGAAAGTACCACCCGCGCCCCTGAAAACCAAAGATTGACAAATCCCGCCGGTCTGATTACCATTGAGAAGGAATCGAGAACAGTTTTTGCACAATTTGGGAGCCAGAGAGCCCCTCCTAGGAGAGAAAAAATGGATTTTATACTGTCTCCAAAACAGCCGGCTTACCGAAAAGGTTTCCTTTGGCTTCTGATTTTTATCAGTTTGTTTGTTATTTCGCTGTTGTGTTTTGCCGCCGGCCGGCTGTTTGAAGTTCTCAGCTTTTTGGTGCTGCCTTCTGTTTTTTTGTTTTTGATTACCGCCTCTATCGGGGTCATCGCCGTTCTGCTGTATCTGAACGATATTGCTCTGTGTCTTCACGCTGTGATTGAAAAAATGGAGCAGACCCTCGAATCACTCGGACGTCAGCAGACTCTGCTGGTGAAAATCTCTCAGGCCGTCCGCGTCAGCGACCGGGCCAAAGAAATTATTTTCCGCGATGCCGAACAAATTGAACTGGGCGAAGCTGTGTTGAGCAAAGTGCATCAGCACGATTTTGAAGCGGCGGAGGCCATGCTCGATGAAATGGCCAAAGAGGCCCGCTACAAAGAGCTGGAATCCCGCCTGCGGCAGATGGCCGTCAAATACCGCACGGCCACCGAAGAGGGACGAATCAACCAGATTATCAA
Proteins encoded:
- a CDS encoding site-specific tyrosine recombinase — encoded protein: MNKLNVQIQNVRKRLAEQPLGKIVEQFLDYLLVEAGLSANTILAYGRDLLEFSRFCRSRNVHRLQDIQPSVVYQYLQTRCGLSEASLSRHLVAVKMMLRFAVLTGLLKETFIDTLESPKQWQKLPAVCSKEQIFALLDAPGPDDPYWFRDKAVLELLYATGARAAEVAALEIKDVNLSVGYVRCFGKGRKERIVPLGRPAAQAVQAYLENLRPKLAKPFSGSALFLSRTGRPLDRIELWRIVKKYARRAGLPKKLTVHTLRHCFASHLLAGGADLRSLQEMLGHADIRTTQIYTHVDHNRLKAIHRKYHPRP